The following is a genomic window from Capnocytophaga stomatis.
GCAGCAAAATCCTCCATTCGAGATACTGCCCGCGTGCTGGATTTGCCATTGCACGAATCCGATAGAATTGCTAAGCTCGTGCCGAATATGAAGTTGGCGAAAATCTTCAGTATGGATGACAAGCAACTGAAAGAAAAATTGCGTTCCGATGAGCTTCCGAAGGTACACGAACTCAAGCAAATAGCCGAGGGGACGGACTTAGCCGCCGAAACACTGCAACAAGCTCAAGTTTTGGAAGGTTCTGTCCGAAATACAGGGATTCACGCTTGCGGGGTTATCATCACGCCTGATGACATCACCAATTTTGTGCCTGTTTCTGTCGCTAAAGATTCGGATTTGTTTGTAACTCAGTTTGATAACTCGGTTGTGGAAAGTGCCGGACTGCTCAAAATGGATTTCTTGGGGCTTAAAACACTTACGCTTATCAAAGATTCGATAGAACTCATCAAAAGACGTAACGGCATAGAAATCAATCCGGATGAAATTCCGATTGACGATAAAAAAACATACGAACTTTTCCAACGTGGTGAAACTGTGGGGATTTTCCAATACGAGTCGCCCGGAATGCAAAAATATATGCGTGAGCTTAAACCCACTGTTTTTGCCGATTTGATTGCGATGAACGCTTTGTATCGACCAGGTCCGTTGGAGTATATCCCGAGTTTTATTAAGCGTAAACACGGCACCGAACCCATTGTGTATGACCTTGATGCGATGGAAGAATACCTAAAAGAAACTTACGGAATTACGGTGTACCAAGAGCAAGTGATGTTACTTTCACAGAAGTTAGCGGGATTTTCCAAGGGTGATGCCGATATGCTTCGTAAAGCGATGGGGAAAAAGATTTTTGCCCTACTTGAAAAATTGAAACCTAAATTCGTGGAAGGAGGCATCAAAAACGGTCATCCTGCCGATGTTTTGGAAAAAATTTGGAAGGATTGGGAAGCCTTTGCAAGTTACGCTTTTAATAAATCACACTCCACTTGTTATGCGTGGATTGCCTACCAAACTGCCTATCTGAAAGCCAACTATCCAGCGGAATTTATGGCTGCGGTGCTTTCCAATAATATGAACGATATTAAGCAAGTTTCTTTCTTTTTGGAAGAATGCCAACGTATGGGAATCAAGGTGTTAAGCCCTGATGTAAACGAATCGTTTTATAAATTTACGGTAAATAAAGACGGAAACATTCGCTTTGGAATGGGAGCTATCAAAGGCGTAGGGAAAAACGCGGTGGATACAATCGTTTCACATCGAAAAGACGGAAATTACTCATCCATTTTTGATTTAGCCAAGCGTGTTGATTACAAAAATATTAATAAAAAAGCCTTTGAAAATATCGCTTTGGCTGGAGGTTTTGATTCTTTCACGAAAGTACATCGAGCCCAATACTTTCATACTGAATCAGATGGAATTCCCTTTTTGGAAAAAGCAATCCGTTTTGGAAATAAATATCAGGAAAGTAAAAATTCCGCACAAATGAGTCTTTTCGGTGGAACTAATGAGGTAGAAATTCCCGAACCGACAATTCCGAATTGTGAAACTTGGGGCAATCTGGAGCAGTTACGTCGTGAAAAAGAAGTGGTTGGCATCTACATTTCGGGGCATCCGCTCGATGATTTCAAGCATTCGTTAGACCATTTTTGTAATCTTACACTTTCACAGCTGCAAGACCTTTCACCACTGATTAACAGAGAAATAAGCGTTGCCGGAATGATTACCGATGTTCAGCATCGCACTTCAAAAAACGGCAAAGGCTGGGCTTCATTCATCTTGGAGGATTATGACGGTTCATACGAGTTTAAACTTTTCAATGATGATTATTTAAAATTCCGTAATTATCTGGTTTTAGGCACATTTCTGTTCTGTAAGTTTGGAGTTAAAGAAGGATGGCAAAAGAAAGAAAGTAACGAAAAATCAGAGCCTCGCATCATTTTCAATCAAATGATGGTGCTTCAAGATGTATTGGAAAATTATTCCAAAAAAATAGCTTTACATCTAAATGTAGAAGAAATTTCAAAAGATTTAATCAAAAATTATAAAGAAATCATCGAAAAATATCACGGAAACCATCCAATTTCATTTGTTATTCACAATAATAAAGAAAATATCCATCTGAATATGGATAATGGACAGCTAAAAGTTGATATTTCTAAAGAATTCCTTGATGAATTAGACCAAAAATCGGTTTCATATGTGCTAAATGACCGAAAAATGGAAAAACTCATCACCAAAAAGAAAGAAGAAATCGAAGAGGAAGAACAACATCTTGAGGTTGATTTAATTGAAGATAATTAAGTACTTTCAATCAGAAAAATTAATGAAAGCTTTTTATAAAAAACATATTTTAGACTTTAAGCGTCCGTCGGGCACCTCAAGAGGCGTACTCACCCAAAAAGAAACCTATTTTTTGACCATAACCGATGGAGAAAAACAAGGAATTGGTGAATGCGGTTTACTAAAAACATTAAGTTTTGACGACCGCCCCGACTACGAGGACACCTTACAATGGGTGTGTGATAACATTTCGTTGGGAGAAGAATATTTACTCAAAAAACTTCCCGAATTTCCCTCCATTCAATTTGGTGTGGAACAGGCTTTTCGGTCTCTAATATCTGATAATGAATACATTTTATTTGCTTCGGATTTTACCCTCGGAAAGGCTTCTATTCCCATAAACGGACTGATTTGGATGGGTTCGCCCGAGTTTATGAAATCGCAAATTAAGGAAAAGCTTGAGCAAGGATTTCGTTGTATTAAAATGAAAATCGGGGCGATTGCCTTTGAGCAGGAATATGAAATTTTGAAAAACCTGCGAAAAGAATTTTCGGTGCAAGACATTGAAATTCGGGTAGATGCCAACGGAGCGTTTTCTGCCGAGGAGGCTTTGGAGAAACTAAAACGCCTCAGTGAGTTGGAATTGCACTCTATCGAACAGCCCATCAAAGCAAATCAAATCGAAAAAATGGCTGAGCTTTGCCAAAAAACGCCCCTGCCCATCGCATTAGATGAGGAACTTATCGGAGTGATTCTTTTTTCTGATAAAAAAAGGCTTTTGGAAGCAATAAATCCGCAATACATCATCATAAAACCTTCTCTTTTAGGAGGATACAAAAATTCGGAAGAATGGATTTCTCTTGCCGAAAAGCAAAATATCGGTTGGTGGATAACCAGTGCTTTGGAAAGTAATATCGGGCTGAATGCCATTGCACAATGGACTTTCACGCTCAACAACCCAATGCCTCAAGGTTTGGGAACGGGAGCTTTGTACACTAACAACATTGCTTCTCCCTTATCTGTTCAAAAAGGATTTTTGGAATATAACCCAAATGTAAATTGGGAAAAAATATTTTAACCATTATTCATTCATAAAATAAAAAAGAGGCTATTAAAAGCCTCTTTTCATTTATTGATTATTTTCTTTCTTATCCGATTTTTGATGTCTCGGTTTGTTGCCATCGTGCCTTGGTTTTTCACTTCTTGGCGGACGCTCCAACAAAGCCTTACGAGAAACCTTCTGTTTACGTGTTTTAGGGTCTATACCGATATATTTCACTTCGATAATATCTCCTTCTTTCACCAAATCCGATGGTTTTTCGGTGCGTTCCCAAGCCATTTCAGAAATGTGTAATAGAGAATCTTTACCAGGAACAAATTCAACTACAGCACCAAAATCTAATAATTTAGTTACTTTTACTTGGTAAGTTTCACCTTCAACAGGCTCAAAAACACAAGCCTTGATAGTATCGATAGCACGTTGCATTCCTTCCGGGTCTGTTCCCAATACTTCGATAATACCGAAATCGCCTTCTTCTTCGATAACGATAGTCGTTCCGGTTTCTTGCTGAATACCTTGAATGTTTTTACCTCCGGAACCAATAACCGCACCGATATAGTCTTTCGGAATTTCCATAGTAACGATTTTCGGAGCGTGCGGCTTCACTTCGGCTTTTGGCTGTGCAATAGTTTCTGTGATTTTTCCTAAGATGTGCAAACGCCCTTCGCGAGCTTGTTCTAAAGCTTTTTCTAAAATCTCATAAGTTAATCCTTTGATTTTGATATCCATTTGGCAAGCTGTGATACCATCTTTAGTTCCGGTCACTTTGAAATCCATATCTCCCAAATGGTCTTCATCACCTAAAATATCAGAAAGTACAGCGTATTTTTCGCCATCGGTTATCAGCCCCATCGCAATCCCTGATACAGGTTTTGTCATTTGCACTCCGGCATCCATAAGTGCCAGTGTACCAGCACAAACCGTTGCCATTGATGACGAACCATTTGATTCTAAAATTTCAGAAACTACACGAACTGTATAAGGGCAGTCGGCAGGAATCATTCGTTTTAGGGCTCGTTGTGCTAAATTTCCGTGACCGATTTCTCTTCGTGAAGTTCCTCTAAGCGGACGAGCCTCACCGGTTGAAAACGGCGGGAAGTTATAATGTAAATAGAAACGCTCTTCGCCTTGTTCTGTTGGCAAGTCAATTACGTTTGCCTCGCGAGAAGTTCCTAAGGTTACTGTTGTAAGTGATTGAGTTTCACCACGTGTAAAGATAGAAGAACCGTGAGCTGAAGGCAAGTAATCAATCTCGCACCAAATTGGACGAATTTGCGTTGTATTTCGTCCGTCCAAGCGGATATTTTCATCTAAAATAAGATTTCTAACTGCTTCTTTTTGAGCCTTCCCGAAATATTTGCTGATTAAAGCTGCAAACTCTTCTTGCTCTTCTTCAGTGAATAGTGCCAAACACTCTTCTTTTACGGCTGCAAACTTCTCTCCACGCTCTTGTTTAGCAGTATCTTCTTTAGCTATGGCATAACATTTTGGATACGCCAAACCATAAACTTTTTGCTCAACTTCTTCATTTTCAACTTCCGGCTCATAAGTGCGTTTTTCGGTTTTACCCACTTTTTCAGCCAAACGGATTTGAGCATCAATCTGAACTTTAATGGCTTCGTGTGCAAATTTTATAGCTTCCGCCATATCTTTTTCGGAAACTTCATCCATTTCACCTTCCACCATCGCTACGAAATCCTTTGAAGCTCCCACCATAATATCCATATCGGATTGTGCAAGTTGCTCTCTATTAGGATTTATAACGAATTTTCCGTCGATACGTGCCACGCGTACCTCTGAAATAGGTCCGTCAAACGGAATGTCAGACACAGCGATACAAGCCGAAGCTGCCAATCCTGCCAAAGCGTCCGGCATCACATTATCATCGTGTGACATTAATTGAATCATCACCTGAGTTTCAGCGTGATAATCTTTCGGGAATAGCGGACGCAACACACGGTCAACCAAACGCATTGTCAATACCTCTTGGTCGCTTGGGCGTGCCTCACGTTTGAAAAATCCGCCTGGGAAACGCCCCGCAGCAGCGAATTTCTCACGATAATCTACCGTTAAAGGTAAAAAATCCGTTTCTGGATTGATTTCTCTTGCGGAAACGACTGTTGCCAACAACATTGCATTTCCCATACGTACAACAACCGAACCATCGGCTTGTTTAGCCAATTTTCCCGTTTCAATGGAAATGGTTCTTCCGTCGCCTAAATCGATAATTTCTTTTTTAACTTCTGGAATCATTTTGTTATTTTTTTTAATTAAACATTAGGCGTTGTGTTGTTGTTCAGGTTTTCCAATGGTTGGTTCATACCAACGGCTTATTTTAGTTTTATTTGATTTTCCTAAGAAGAAATACTTTTATTTTTGGTAATAACTAAAAAAAGAGGCAAAAAGCCCCTTTTTGATTATTTTCTGATATTTAATTCTTTGATAATTGCACGATATCTCTCGATATCATTAGTTTTCAGATAATCAAGTAAACTTCTACGTTTACCTACCAATTTCACTAACGAACGCTCTGTGTTGTAATCTTTTCTGTTTCTTTTCAAGTGTTCTGTTAAGTGATTGATTCTGAAAGTAAACAAAGCGATTTGTCCTTCAGCTGATCCGGTGTTAGTCTCTGAACCACCGTGTTTTTTAAAAATTTTTGCTTTTACTTCTTTTGTTAAATACATTCCAATATTATTTAATGATTATTATGTACTGGTTTTCAAGGGTGCAAATGTATGGAAAAATATTTAATCTGCAAATTTATTTCAGAATATTTTAATTTATTTTTCTTCCTAAACCAAATTAAAAAACTGATTATAAATAAATTAATCTTTCTTTTTGATAAATATATTTTATTTTGTAGCTTTGTAACTTGGCTTTTTCAGCTTAAAAATCTAAAAGACATAAAATGAATTTATTAGTTTTAGCTCAAATTGTATATATTCCTCTGTTGATTGCTGTTTGCCTTCGGATTATTTGGGACACACGTTCGGTAAGTAAGACGCTGGCATATCTGCTTTTAGTGATTTTTATACCGATTTTAGGCATAATTTTCTATTTTTCTTTCGGAATTAATTACAGAAGACACAAAATCTACAACAAAAAGCTGGAAATAGACCAATTTTTCCGTAATGAATTGGAATCAAAAATCGAAATTCTGAAAAAAACTCACTTAGAACATCCTTCTTTAAGTGAAAATACGGAAATCATCCGATTTCTTTCACAAACAGAACAAACTTTTGTGGCTCCAAACAGCTCAATAGAAGTTTTAGATAATGGAGAAAATCTTTTTCCTGTGTTACTTCGTGAAATGCGAAATGCAAAATCGCACATACACATTGAATATTATATCTATGAAAATGACACTATTGGAAATCAAGTAAAAGAAGTGCTGATTGAAAAAGCTCGCGAGGGAGTTGAAGTTCGTTTCATTTATGATGATTTTGGAAGTCGTAGCATCCGCAAGAATATTGTTAAAGAACTGAAAGAAAACGGAGTACAAGTATTTCCTTTTCATAAAATCAATTTCATTTATTTTGCCAACCGAATAAATTATCGCAATCACCGAAAAATTGTGGTTATCGACGGCAAAACTTCTTTTGTGGGAGGAATTAATGTGAGTGATAAGTACATCAATTCGGCGAATAACGAGCTGTATTGGCGTGATACTCACCTGATGATAAAAGGAATAACTTCTCTTTCATTGCAAATGGTTTTTCTATCGGATTGGAATTTCTGTAGCAATGAAAATATAGCCATACAACCTGCTTATTTCCCCACAGATTTTCTGAACTTACCAAGTGATTACTATGCTCAAATTGCTTATAGCGGTCCTGATTCGGACTTACCTACAATCCTTTACACAACTATTCAAGCTATATATTCGGCTAAAGAAGAAATCATTTTAACTACGCCTTATTACGTTCCCGATACTTCTCTGCAAGAAGCCCTTATCATTGCTTCACTCAGCGGAATATCCGTTAAATTATTACTTCCAAAAGAAGGTGATTCCTTTTTGGTAAACGTCACTTCTCAATCATTTCTTGAAGAATTGCTTAGAGCTGGCGTTAAAATTTATTTGTACAAAAAAGGATTTGTGCATTCAAAAACTTTTGTAATTGACGGCAAATGGGCTTCCGTAGGGACTGCGAACTTAGATGCACGAAGTTTCGACCTTAACTTTGAAGTTTCGGCACTTATCTATCACAAAGAAACCGCTTTACGATTGCGAGAAACTTTCTACAAGGACCTTCTTGATGCAGAAAAACTCACATTGGAAAAGTGGGAAAAACGTCCGAAATACAAACAATTAGCCGAAAAAATATTACGACTGACTTCTCCTTTTATGTAAATTTCTTATTCACTAACAATTTCCAGCATATCATATACTTCCGTCATAGCCAATTGGTTATCGGAAATAACAATAAGCATATCGTTAGGATTTATTTTGGTTGAACCGTTAGGAGTTATGTATTTTTCATCTCGTTTTATCATTGCAATAATCGAATTTTTCGGAAATTCAAGTTCTACTATTTTCTTCCCGATAACGTGATTATCTGCAGGAATCAGAATTTCTTGCATTACGGCTTTCGGATGCTCACGAATAATCGCATCGGCAGGATTTTCATCATTTTCAACATCTTGCTGAACAGAAGCTATATTCAGCCACTTCGCCACCACCGAAAGCGTTGTTCCTTGAATCAAAACCGAAGTCACAGAAATAAAAAACACAATATTAAAAATGATGTGAGCTTTATCTATTTCTGCCAAAAGCGGATACGTTGCAAATACAATTGGCACGGCTCCTCGCAATCCCACCCACGAAATATAGGAACGCCGAGCGAAACACATTTTAAAAGGAATCGTACTTAAAAATACACTCAACGGACGAGCCACTAAAATCAAAAATACTGATATTAAAAGCCCTAAACCTGCCAGAGGAATTATTTCTGTCGGAACAACCAAAAGCCCCAGTGTTAAGAACAGAACAATTTGCATTAACCAAGCAAGTCCGTCAAAAACTTTTAAGACACTTCCTTTGTGTATAAAGTTTTGATTTCCAAGAAAAACCGAACATATATAAATTGCTAAAAATCCATTCCCGCCAAGTGCCTCAGTTCCCGAAAACGTAATGAACATCAAAGCGATTGCCAATACCGGATATAAACCTTCAAAACCTAATTGTATCCCGTTAAAAATCAACTTACTAAGCTTTCCAAAAACAAAACCAAGAACACCACCTAAAATAATCTGACGTAAAAATACGAGAATCACCATCCAAACGGACTGTTCAGGAATTTGAACCAAACCTAAAAAGGTGGTTGTCAATACGTAAGCCATCGGGTCGTTACTTCCGCTTTCAAATTCCAGCGTAGGACGGAGATTATACTTCAAATCCAAATTCTTGGAACGCAATATGGAAAACACAGCAGCCGCATCTGTTGAGGAAACAATTGAACCTAATAAAAGACTTTCAAACAGCGTAAAATCAGTAATATACCACACAAAAAGCCCCAAACTGACAGCCGTTAGTAAAACACCCAAAGTTGAAAGCATAATACCCTGAAAAAGAATAGGTTTTACCGACTTCCATCGGGTTTCCAAACCTCCGGAGAACAAAATAAAATTCAACGAAATAATACCTATAAATTGAGCTAATTTCGGGTCATTAAACTGAATTTTCAATATTCCGTCAGTACCAGCAAGCATCCCTACACCCAAGAACAAAATTAGCGTTGGTACGCCAAACCTGTAGGACGTTTTACCTGCAACTAAGCTGACTAACAATAACAAAGACCCGATTAATAGTATATTTTCTGAAGTTAAATTCATTGTAAATGTCAATTTGGTGCGAATATAGAAAAAAACGATGAAACTTCAATCATTTTTTTGATTTTTTGGATACCTAATTTGATAATTTTTTATACCTTTGGGCGTTAATTTTATAATCAAAACACTCAAAATATTATGCAAAAGTTAGTAGAACGTTTCATAACGTACATAAAAACAGATACTCAGTCTGACCCTGAAAGCCAAACCACTCCAAGTACCGAAAAACAATGGAATTTGGCTCGTTTGCTTGTAGAAGAATTAAAATCTATTGGTTTAGAAGATGTTACAATTGATGAAAATTCATACGTAATGGCTACACTTCCTTCCAATATTGATTATAAAGTACCTACCATCGGATTCATAGCTCACTTTGACACATCGCCTGATTTTTCAGGAGAAAATGTAAATCCGCGATTCGTTGAAAACTACGACGGAGGTGACATTGTTCTGAACAAAGAAAAAAACATAGTTCTTTCTCCTTCTTATTTTGAAGATTTACTTCTGTACAAGGGGCAAACTATCATCACAACCGACGGAACGACACTTTTGGGAGCTGATGACAAAGCCGGAATTGCTGAAATTGTTACAGCAATGGAATATTTGATACAACATCCTGAAATTAAGCACGGTAAAATCAGAGTTGGTTTCACTCCCGATGAAGAAATAGGTCGTGGAGCACACAAATTTGATGTGAAAAAATTTGGTGCAGATTGGGCTTACACGATGGATGGAAGCCAAATTGGTGAATTGGAGTACGAAAGCTTCAATGCTGCAGGAGCCAAAGTACATTTCAAAGGAAAAAGC
Proteins encoded in this region:
- a CDS encoding o-succinylbenzoate synthase; translated protein: MKAFYKKHILDFKRPSGTSRGVLTQKETYFLTITDGEKQGIGECGLLKTLSFDDRPDYEDTLQWVCDNISLGEEYLLKKLPEFPSIQFGVEQAFRSLISDNEYILFASDFTLGKASIPINGLIWMGSPEFMKSQIKEKLEQGFRCIKMKIGAIAFEQEYEILKNLRKEFSVQDIEIRVDANGAFSAEEALEKLKRLSELELHSIEQPIKANQIEKMAELCQKTPLPIALDEELIGVILFSDKKRLLEAINPQYIIIKPSLLGGYKNSEEWISLAEKQNIGWWITSALESNIGLNAIAQWTFTLNNPMPQGLGTGALYTNNIASPLSVQKGFLEYNPNVNWEKIF
- the cls gene encoding cardiolipin synthase gives rise to the protein MNLLVLAQIVYIPLLIAVCLRIIWDTRSVSKTLAYLLLVIFIPILGIIFYFSFGINYRRHKIYNKKLEIDQFFRNELESKIEILKKTHLEHPSLSENTEIIRFLSQTEQTFVAPNSSIEVLDNGENLFPVLLREMRNAKSHIHIEYYIYENDTIGNQVKEVLIEKAREGVEVRFIYDDFGSRSIRKNIVKELKENGVQVFPFHKINFIYFANRINYRNHRKIVVIDGKTSFVGGINVSDKYINSANNELYWRDTHLMIKGITSLSLQMVFLSDWNFCSNENIAIQPAYFPTDFLNLPSDYYAQIAYSGPDSDLPTILYTTIQAIYSAKEEIILTTPYYVPDTSLQEALIIASLSGISVKLLLPKEGDSFLVNVTSQSFLEELLRAGVKIYLYKKGFVHSKTFVIDGKWASVGTANLDARSFDLNFEVSALIYHKETALRLRETFYKDLLDAEKLTLEKWEKRPKYKQLAEKILRLTSPFM
- a CDS encoding polyribonucleotide nucleotidyltransferase, translated to MIPEVKKEIIDLGDGRTISIETGKLAKQADGSVVVRMGNAMLLATVVSAREINPETDFLPLTVDYREKFAAAGRFPGGFFKREARPSDQEVLTMRLVDRVLRPLFPKDYHAETQVMIQLMSHDDNVMPDALAGLAASACIAVSDIPFDGPISEVRVARIDGKFVINPNREQLAQSDMDIMVGASKDFVAMVEGEMDEVSEKDMAEAIKFAHEAIKVQIDAQIRLAEKVGKTEKRTYEPEVENEEVEQKVYGLAYPKCYAIAKEDTAKQERGEKFAAVKEECLALFTEEEQEEFAALISKYFGKAQKEAVRNLILDENIRLDGRNTTQIRPIWCEIDYLPSAHGSSIFTRGETQSLTTVTLGTSREANVIDLPTEQGEERFYLHYNFPPFSTGEARPLRGTSRREIGHGNLAQRALKRMIPADCPYTVRVVSEILESNGSSSMATVCAGTLALMDAGVQMTKPVSGIAMGLITDGEKYAVLSDILGDEDHLGDMDFKVTGTKDGITACQMDIKIKGLTYEILEKALEQAREGRLHILGKITETIAQPKAEVKPHAPKIVTMEIPKDYIGAVIGSGGKNIQGIQQETGTTIVIEEEGDFGIIEVLGTDPEGMQRAIDTIKACVFEPVEGETYQVKVTKLLDFGAVVEFVPGKDSLLHISEMAWERTEKPSDLVKEGDIIEVKYIGIDPKTRKQKVSRKALLERPPRSEKPRHDGNKPRHQKSDKKENNQ
- the rpsO gene encoding 30S ribosomal protein S15, with translation MYLTKEVKAKIFKKHGGSETNTGSAEGQIALFTFRINHLTEHLKRNRKDYNTERSLVKLVGKRRSLLDYLKTNDIERYRAIIKELNIRK
- a CDS encoding potassium/proton antiporter, with the translated sequence MNLTSENILLIGSLLLLVSLVAGKTSYRFGVPTLILFLGVGMLAGTDGILKIQFNDPKLAQFIGIISLNFILFSGGLETRWKSVKPILFQGIMLSTLGVLLTAVSLGLFVWYITDFTLFESLLLGSIVSSTDAAAVFSILRSKNLDLKYNLRPTLEFESGSNDPMAYVLTTTFLGLVQIPEQSVWMVILVFLRQIILGGVLGFVFGKLSKLIFNGIQLGFEGLYPVLAIALMFITFSGTEALGGNGFLAIYICSVFLGNQNFIHKGSVLKVFDGLAWLMQIVLFLTLGLLVVPTEIIPLAGLGLLISVFLILVARPLSVFLSTIPFKMCFARRSYISWVGLRGAVPIVFATYPLLAEIDKAHIIFNIVFFISVTSVLIQGTTLSVVAKWLNIASVQQDVENDENPADAIIREHPKAVMQEILIPADNHVIGKKIVELEFPKNSIIAMIKRDEKYITPNGSTKINPNDMLIVISDNQLAMTEVYDMLEIVSE
- the dnaE gene encoding DNA polymerase III subunit alpha, which translates into the protein MYLIFDTETTGLPKRWDAPITDSDNWPRAVQIAWQLHDRHGKLIEHKDFLIAPDDFNIPYDAEKVHGISTELAQQQGVSIHEVFTQFNEALQKSAYVVGQNIGFDINIMGAEFHRYGVESPLTTLPVLDTCTEITAELCKIPGGRGGRFKLPTLTELHEFLFQEPFAEAHNATADVEATTRCFFELIRIGEGFESKDISTEYISEFQQYNPTQIQPIGLKHINLKKASEEIRKEIQKQSGSGLSQQEIDANIALLENAPFAHLHNHTQFSVLQATTSIQSLVKKTIQEKMPAVAMTDSGNMMGAFHFIKEVLGHNKSAKAKNDEALEKGEIPTEIEIKPIVGCEFNICENHLDKSHQDNGYQVVMLAKNKNGYHNLAKMASIAYTDGFYYVPRIDKNIVEKYKNDLIVLTGGMNGEVPSKVLNIGEKQAEIALLWWKNLFGDDLYIELMRHQQEDENRVNQVLIELAKRHQVKLVATNNTFYINQKDANAHDILLCVKDGEKQATPIGRGRGYRFGMPNQEYYYKSAEQMKTLFKDVPEAILNIQEIIDKIEIYNLAREVLLPKFQIPNEFLVEDDPDGKKGENKYLRNLTYLGAEKRYELPLSEEVIERLDFELMIIEKTGYPGYFLIVQDFIAAAREMGVSVGPGRGSAAGSAVAYCLGITNIDPIKYDLLFERFLNPDRVSMPDIDIDFDDEGRSLVMDYVINKYGKNQVAQIITYGTMAAKSSIRDTARVLDLPLHESDRIAKLVPNMKLAKIFSMDDKQLKEKLRSDELPKVHELKQIAEGTDLAAETLQQAQVLEGSVRNTGIHACGVIITPDDITNFVPVSVAKDSDLFVTQFDNSVVESAGLLKMDFLGLKTLTLIKDSIELIKRRNGIEINPDEIPIDDKKTYELFQRGETVGIFQYESPGMQKYMRELKPTVFADLIAMNALYRPGPLEYIPSFIKRKHGTEPIVYDLDAMEEYLKETYGITVYQEQVMLLSQKLAGFSKGDADMLRKAMGKKIFALLEKLKPKFVEGGIKNGHPADVLEKIWKDWEAFASYAFNKSHSTCYAWIAYQTAYLKANYPAEFMAAVLSNNMNDIKQVSFFLEECQRMGIKVLSPDVNESFYKFTVNKDGNIRFGMGAIKGVGKNAVDTIVSHRKDGNYSSIFDLAKRVDYKNINKKAFENIALAGGFDSFTKVHRAQYFHTESDGIPFLEKAIRFGNKYQESKNSAQMSLFGGTNEVEIPEPTIPNCETWGNLEQLRREKEVVGIYISGHPLDDFKHSLDHFCNLTLSQLQDLSPLINREISVAGMITDVQHRTSKNGKGWASFILEDYDGSYEFKLFNDDYLKFRNYLVLGTFLFCKFGVKEGWQKKESNEKSEPRIIFNQMMVLQDVLENYSKKIALHLNVEEISKDLIKNYKEIIEKYHGNHPISFVIHNNKENIHLNMDNGQLKVDISKEFLDELDQKSVSYVLNDRKMEKLITKKKEEIEEEEQHLEVDLIEDN
- the pepT gene encoding peptidase T, producing the protein MQKLVERFITYIKTDTQSDPESQTTPSTEKQWNLARLLVEELKSIGLEDVTIDENSYVMATLPSNIDYKVPTIGFIAHFDTSPDFSGENVNPRFVENYDGGDIVLNKEKNIVLSPSYFEDLLLYKGQTIITTDGTTLLGADDKAGIAEIVTAMEYLIQHPEIKHGKIRVGFTPDEEIGRGAHKFDVKKFGADWAYTMDGSQIGELEYESFNAAGAKVHFKGKSVHPGYAKNKMVNSLLIANQFISSLPENEIPQRTSGREGFYHITDVSGDIENTVVQLIIRDHDRKLFEKRKETVQQIVNELNKEYPNAVSAEIKDQYFNMREKIEPVFHIVEVAEKAMKELGITPIIKPIRGGTDGSQLSYMGLPCPNIFAGGHNFHGKFEYVPVQSLEKATQVIVKIAELVAKK